In Sorex araneus isolate mSorAra2 chromosome 11, mSorAra2.pri, whole genome shotgun sequence, the sequence GCGGTCAAGTGTCCTGTTTCCCTCTGCGCTGTGGCTTtgcctgttgtgtgtgtgtgtgtggttgtcaCTTTGAAGAGGGACTCAGGTAGGAATCCCTAGGACCCCTCCCCCGTCTCTGCTGTCATAGTCCCTGCAGCCCTTACTGCTTGCCTCTGTGCCGGCCACTGATGCTGAGAGGAGGGTGGCTGAGAGAGCCGGGCCTCTGGGCATTAGCCTCTCTGCCAAGGCCTGGAGGGCAAGGtggggaaagaggagaagggAGTGTCTTGGGACGGCCTGACCTTTCCTGGGAGAAGGACCCCGGGAGGGTCCAGGCCCCgcagtgggctgggggaggaggataCACTCAATGGTGCTCTGTGGCAGCTCTGGcctggtgctctggggtcactcctgggggtgctgggacttgaacttgAAGCTCCCACATATAAAGCGTGTGCTCCGACCCTTTGAGTCATCCCCCGGGCcctcgtctgtctgtctgtgtgagaAGGGAatgggagcggggtgggggggtcttctCACAGGCCCCCTCCACTTCCAGGGCTCTGGAGATGTCAAGTACCACCTCGGCATGTACCACGAGAGGATCAACCGTGTCACCAACAGGAACATCACGCTGTCGCTTGTGGCCAACCCCTCGCACCTGGAAGCCGTGGACCCAGTGGTTCAGGGGAAGACAAAGGCTGAGCAGTTCTACCGTGGGGATGCCCAGGGCAAGAAGGTGACTACTCTGGAGCCAAGGGACAATGTCGATTTGGAGGCCTGGGGTCTGGGTATTGGGCTCTGGGGCCAGGCCCCGGCTctccctgcagggggcagggctgccTCTCAGGCCTGGGGGCCACCGGCTCTCCTCTTGGCTCACATTCTGCCCCGCAGGTCATGTCCATCTTGGTCCACGGGGATGCCGCCTTTGCCGGCCAGGGTGTGGTCTACGAGACCTTCCATCTGAGTGACCTGCCCTCGTACACCACCAATGGCACCGTGCACGTCGTCGTCAACAACCAGGTGAGGGCCCGGCTGCCCCCGCTGTGTGTCCAGGCAGTATCAGGACTGTGAGGAGCCGGTCCTGCTACTAACCCCACTGCTTTGGGGCCTCCTGGCGGTGACCTTGGGCAGGACACCCGCCATCCCCCAATTTCCGTTTCCTGAACCAAGATGGCAGAACTCAAGCCTCCTCcccaggggatggagtgatagtacagcggggaagggcatttgccttgcacgtgtctgacccgggttcgatccccggcatcccatatgttccctgccCCCCTCGCCTCACCCAGcacccaccgccaggagtaattcctgggtgcagagccaggagtaattcctgggtacagagccaggagtaacccctgagcatcgccagatatgatccaaaaagtaaaaagaaaaaaaaaaagagcctcttCCACAGGACCATGCAGTTGGTGTTCTGAGAGATGGGCACTACCCGGGCACATCCTCTTTTCACCACTCACCAAAggggaattttgtttttttgtgtttattttgtaaaggtgggggcagggggtggctggagcgatagcacagcctgtagggcatttgccttgcacgcggccaacccgggttcgaatcccagcatcccatatggtcccccaagcactgccaggagtgattcctgagtgcatgagccaggagtgacccctgtgtatccccgggtgtgacccaaaaagcaaaaaaaaaaaaaagtgggggcagggccacacccagcaatactcagggcttattcctggctcagtgctcagggatcactcttggcagctctcagggaccttatggggtgccgagggtcaaacctgggttagctgcatgcaaggcaaacacctacccactgtcccCACCCACGGAAAGCGGGCAGACGAGGAGCAGACCCCCATCTCAGGATGGTGCTGCTGTCCCTGGTGCGCAGCTGCCAAGTCCGATTTGGGggcccttccctgctcccccTTCCCATTCGGTGTGGGCGGCTTTGACACTCTCGAACACCCCTGAAGGACCACCGATGCCCCGCCCAAGTCCCTTTGGCCCTCTGCCTGCCCAGACAGGCGCCCCTCTCAGGCGCTCCTAAACGGGAGCCTGCCGCTGCCTCCTGCTTTTGCAGATCGGCTTCACCACGGACCCCCGCATGGCCCGCTCCTCGCCCTACCCCACCGACGTGGCCCGTGTGGTGAACGCGCCCATCTTCCACGTGAACGCAGATGACCCCGAGGCCGTGATGTACGTGTGCAGCGTGGCGGCCGAGTGGAGGAACACCTTCAACAAAGACGTTGTGGTTGacctggtgggtctgggggccggggtggggttgTATGGCCTGTTCCTCTGTGCCACGGGGGAGGGGGACCTCAAGGGCTGGAAGATTTTTGTATCGAGGGTGCGGAGCCCTGGAAGATCAATCTACACCCAGGCTGGGGGTTGTATTCAGGGGTCGGTGGTTGTGGGGGGCTGCCAGGCGTGCCCCAGTTGTGAGTTGCTGGTGCCAGCCGCactgctggggggggtggggtcagaGGGTGATCCTGTCCCCCAACTACCGACGCCGGAATCCCTGCAGGTCTGTTACCGCCGACGCGGCCACAATGAGATGGACGAGCCCATGTTCACGCAGCCGCTCATGTATAAGCAGATCCACAAGCAGGTGCCTGTGCTGAAGAAGTACGCGGACAAGCTCATCGCCGAGGGCACCGTCACCCTGCAGGAGTTTGAGGTGGCTGGGCAGGGGACGGAGCCTGGGTGCACCTGGGACCCTGCGGTGGTGGCCGGTGTCATGCTGGGTGCTGGTAACTGAAAGTAGCCGCCAGTGGTGTCCAGGTCCCCTAAGAGCCCCATCTTTAACGCCCAAGAACCCTGTCTTAAGGGGGGCAGAGGCACATTTGCACTCTGAGATGAACAGATGCTGCCATGCGAGCAAACAAGAGTCCAGGAAGGCTCCCTGCAGGAGGTGGCCCTTAACCACCTTTGTCCTTGAGGTCCTTTACGGATGTGTAAGGACCGTCTTCAGGGGAACATTGACGATGACTTTTCCGTGGGTCTGCCCCAAGCTCCCGCTTGAGCATACAGCAAACACTCTCCCCCAACCCACACTTCCAGGCCTTGGAATACCTGCCTAGGATCCACTTGAGCTCAGACCTCAGCCTCTGGCTACAGGGTGCTACAGGCCAGCCTGATGGAGAGTTCTAGACTTGGGCGTGGGCCTTTGGCTGCCCCAAGCCCCACCTACCCCCGCTTCTTGTTTCAGGAAGAAATCGCTAAATATGACCGGATCTGTGAGGAGGCCTATGGCAGGTCCAAGGACAAGAAGATCCTGCATATCAAGCACTGGCTTGACTCGCCGTGGCCCGGTGAGccggcggggtggggcagggcaggctaGTCCCCAGCTCAGAAGCTGCATGGGATGCACCCTTGCAGCTGGGAAGTGGAGGTGGGTCAAGGGGAGCCAAGGAACAGAGCGTGGCCTTCCCGGCACCTGTGTCCACTGCACTGCTCTGTAAAAAGAGAGCTGAGTGAGGCCGGGGCTCATGAAGGGCAAACCCTGAAGCAGGGTGTTGGGAGCCTCTTGGGGGGATGGGGCCGATGACTGTGACCCCACCACTGGGAGGCCGTGGTTTGAGCCAGAGGTGGAACTGCTCCCCCTGAATCTTCACCTGGTTGTGTGGAGGGTGCCTGCTGGGGGCAGCGGAGAGAGGGGGGTTGTCCTGAGGCCCAGGTGCCGGTTCACTGGGGCTCTCAGACCCCACACCGCCCGGAGTACACAGTCCCCGTCCCCTCAGGCTTCTTCAACGTGGATGGGGAGCCCAAGAGCATGACGTGCCCCTCCACGGGCATCCCCGAGGACATGCTCACGCACATCGGCACCGTGGCCAGCTCCGTGCCCCTGGAGGACTTTAAGATCCACACAGGTGAGTGCAACCCTGAGAGATGCACCGGTGTCCCCACCTGCTCATGTGGTGGCTCAGCTGCAGGTGGGATGCTCAGGATGGCAGCACCTCTTGGCACCTGCAGAACCATGCCGTGCCCAGGGGTGCCGGCAGCCAGGTCTGCACCACGTCCCTTCGGTTTCCCCAGGGCCTTTGCCAGGGTCGAGAAGCAGGAACttcctgtgggggtggggggacagtcaCTTGGGCCTGGGCTGTGTGTGGAGGCCGGCAGTGCTGGGCTGCCGGGCTGTGGTGGCTGCAGCTGTCGGCTGTGGCCTCCGGACTCTCTGCTCGGGTGACCTGCGGGAAGGCCCTGGTAACAGGAGCGGGGTCGCTGCAAGTCGCACCCTCAGACCAGCCTGTGGGAGTCCAGGGGGGTCCTCTCCAGTGTCTGCAGAGGCCCAGGTGTCCTGCGGTCTCTGCTCTGAATCTGCAGTGTGGGTCTGCGAGAGGCCGGCTACATGCCAGCACTCTGAGTGCTGTGATGGTGACTCTCCCTGTGGGGCTGTGAGAAATGGCCCAGCTCTCTGTGCCGCCTCCTTGCCGCACAGAAGAGTGACCTTGGGGTGGTCAGGCCGGCCCGGATTGCTGGGGCTGAGGTAGCTGGAGGACACCCTGGGCCGGGGGAGAGTCGCGCTGTACCTTAGCGGCCCCGAGCAGGCTGGTCCTTTCCCCCGACAGGCCTCTCCCGCATCCTGCGGGGCCGTGCGGACATGACCAAGAACCGGATGGTGGACTGGGCCCTGGCTGAGTACATGGCCTTCGGCTCCCTGCTCAAGGAGGGCATCCACGTGCGGCTCAGCGGGCAGGATGTGGAGAGGGGCACGTTCAGGTGAGGGCAGGTGGTGCCACCCGGGGTCAGCTCAGAGCTACAGGTGGGGCCAGCTGGCCCTCACTCCTCTTCCCTGACCACTCTGGGGAGCCTGGACAGGCCCTTACCTGGCTCTTTGGTCACCCCTCAACATTCCCAGGGCCTGTTCATGAGCCAGGCTGGCAGGAGCCACGGGGCTCCCACGCTGACCCCCAGGGGTTCATGTAGAGCTGATCGCATGGCTGGAGAGGCTGGTGGACTTGGGCCTCGTGGCCACGAGTGTCCAGGTCCTGTGTGTGGAACTGCCCCCAGCCACTCCCCCATTTCGCTGCTGCATGTTGGGGACTGGATGCAGGGCTTGTGCCAGTTGTGCCCAGGACACGTTGTCTGATGCCTAAGTGTTTGGGATCGGATGGGGTCACTGCCCTTGTGAGGAGCGGTGGACTGTGCTTTGGCGTCATTCTCACGTCTCTTTGCTGTGACACAGCTGCTCTGTGCCCCTCGGGCCCATGTgttccgcccccccaccccgccctgcttAGGCCTCTGTTCGTGCAGGGCCCCTGCAGAACCAGCAGGGATGACCCGGGAGTGAGGAGTGACCTTTGGGGGAGGTTCAGTCTCCATCCTTGTGGAGGCCTTCAAGGGTCCATTCTGCGGGTGAGAAGCGGAGACCATCACATCTGTGCTCAGGCCACAGTGCAACCGTGAGGCCCCGAGGTTGAGGGGAGTCCCCCCATGGGGCTGGCTTTCTGGGCTCCTCGGGTCCCACCCTACGGGACTCCCACCAGGGTTCTGCTCAGGACCTgctgcctctcccctgcagccACCGGCACCACGTTCTCCACGACCAGGAAGTTGACCGGAGGACCTGTGTCCCCATGAACCACCTGTGGCCAGACCAGGCGCCCTACACCGTGTGCAATAGCTCCCTCTCGGAGTACGGAGTCCTGGGTGCGTCCCTGCgctgcctccagcccccaaaaccctGGGTGGTGTCCCCTGGGCCTGGGAGCGCCCTCAGGGCCTAGAGGCCCCCAGAATCAGGAGGCCCAGACTAGGCCTGGGGCTGGACCCACGGACTGACCTGTTTCTGGCCGATACCTGCCAAGTTCCTGACTCCTGAGTGCCTCTTCTACACTGTACCCAGCCACCCTGACCTGAGGTCGTCTCCTCCGCTCTGGTCCCAGGGCCTCGCCCCACATCCTTCTCCACTTTCTGCAGTCCCCAAACAGAAAAGTTCTTCCAAGTTCTTCCTGCCCCTTCTCTGAAGGATTCCGGGAGGGGCCTTTGCCCAGCCTCTGCTTCCTGCCCCGGGGCTCACGGCACTGGTTGCTCAGACTCGAGGTCAGGGCGGtgtgggaggaggaggacgagtgAGGAGTCCTCAGATTGCTCCTGGCTGGCAGGAGGGTGCATCCGGCTCTGCCTCCGTGTCCTCTCCTCTGCAGGCTTTGAGCTGGGCTACGCCATGGCCAGCCCCAATGCACTCGTGCTCTGGGAGGCCCAGTTTGGCGACTTCCACAACACGGCCCAGTGCATCATCGACCAGTTCATCAGCACCGGCCAGGCCAAGTGGGTGCGGCACAACGGCATCGTGCTGCTGCTGCCCCACGGCATGGAGGGCATGGTGAGGcccgtgctgggggctggggcagggtgggcagtGTGGGCAGCCTGCTGGCACCGGCATTGTCCcagtgaggacagccaggaggGTCCTGCGCTTACTCACCCGTCTGGGAGCTTGCTTGGCACCAGGCTCTGTCTCAGGCCTCCCTGGGGGAAGCAGCTCTCCCATCCCCAGGACCGCCTCACAGAGCCGCTCCTCCTCCCACTGTCCGCGTGAGGGCATGGGGTCAGAGAGCTGTGGCAGtttgcctgaggtcacacagctcaGAGCTGTGCTGTGCCCTGTACTGCGTCTCCTTCGGTCCCCCTTGGGGCGCCCAGACTGTGTCGCCacaagggggagggagaggccagcCGGCAGGCGGAAGTGGGGGCTGCTGGAGGCCGGTCTGGCTGTAGGGAGGTGGCTGAGCTCAGCTGGGTCTTGCCGGGGAGTCCGAGACTCGCCACCATCCCACTGCCATGAGCGCTCTTGGTCCTTATGGATTCCAGGGACCCGGCCTGTCTGCGGCATTTCACATGCCGGAGAGTGCAAGGGACCAAGGTCACTCGCTGCTTGCTCTTGGGGTGGTTTGAGCCGGTGAGGGGGCTGGCCTGAGCTGCACCTGTGGGTGGTGGGGGCAGAAGGGTTGTGAGGAAGGTCACCCAATTAGGCAGCCAGCGTAGGGCTTTCTGGCTGCTCTCAGGCACGTGGCCAGGATGGGAGGCGGAGACATGCCCAGCTCTGAGCTGACCGTTTCTGTCTGGGTGACCTTGGGTGGTTTCGGattctgttttctgtttggttttggactGCACCCAGTAGTGTTATGGCTCTGCTCCAGATCCTGTGCTGGGTCGGGcatgggcgggggagggggggcggtgctGTGCGAGGGGTGGTCACTctgattggtgctcaggggaccgtgcagtgctggagGTTGAGCCCAGTCCTCTAGCATGCAAAGCTTGAGGTGGCCCGTTGggccatatccctggcccccgGGGCTGTTTCTTGATCTCTGTGGGTGGGGAAACTGCCTCCATCCCTTGTTTGGTCAGGGAATGGTgtggcagggcctggagagagaggaagcaggTCCATGGGCCTTCCTGCCCCGTGACATATGCTGGTCCTGTGCGCTGAGAATGCCCTGCCCAGTCTAGTCTTAGTTTTCTGATTCTTCTCTGTGGATCCTGAGAAACCATCCAAGCTGTCCCCTGAGTCCTGGGTCCCAGCCAGGCCAGCAAGGTCCTGTGTCATTATCCCCCTTCCACATGCCCGGGCTTTGCTTCCAGGGCCCGGAACACTCCTCCGCACGGCCCGAGAGGTTCCTGCAGATGAGCAACGATGACTCGGATGCGTATCCGGTGAGTGCTGCCCACGGGTCAGGCCTGGGACCTAGATGCATCCGGTCAAGGTGTGGGTGCTTTCGGAAGGTCACGCCCcaaccaccccctaccccccacaggCCTTCACTCAGGACTTTGAGGTAAGCCAGCTCTACGACTGTAACTGGATCGTCGTCAACTGCTCCACACCAGCCAGCTACTTCCATGTCCTGCGCCGGCAAATCCTGCTGCCCTTCCGCAAGCCAGTGAGTGCCTGCCCTCCTCGGATGGCCACAGAGCATGGGGGGGATGAGGACTGAGCATGCCCACTCTGCTCGACCATGGAACGCAGGGGGCGCCGGCCGGCGGGGGCAGCTAGCAGCTGGGCCTGTGTTTCCCTTGCAGCTGATTGTCTTCACACCCAAATCTCTGCTGAGACACCCAGATGCCAAGTCCAGCTTTGACCAAATGGTGTCTGGTACGTGCCGGGCTtgttctgggggctggggtgtggctgATGGGTTCCCAGGGGCCCGTGGCATCACCTCTGCTCCTGGGGCGCTGCCATCCTCCCCACTCTCAGTAGTTCCGTCAGCCCTGTGGCAGCTCCCAACACGCCCCAATGGGGACCAGGTTAGGAGGGTTGGCAGGCTGCCAGCTGGCCTGCCCAGGTCTCCTGGGCTGAGTGCCAGGGCCAAGGATGCACTGGAACTTCCCAGCCACCTGGCCGGGGCCACCCGTCTGTGCCAGGagagctggggggcaggaggctgggaTGACTCAGTCTGGCCCTCAGACAGGCATGGGTCGCATTGGTCCAATTTATTCCTTTCTCCTGTGAACCAGACAGACATTATTGGTCCTGGGGGCCTAGTGTccctctccccgctcccccacccTACGAGCTCTCAGTCTCAGTTACCTGGAAATGGGCCAAGAGTATCTCTGAAGGGCCTGGcagtggggtgacagatgtcagcCAGAGGAGATCAGGGAGACCAGTTGCCTGGTGCTTGGCTACGGTTGGGTCAGCAGCTGTGATGCTGCATTTGAGTGTCCTGGCCCAGGTGGGACATGACAGCTTAGCAGGGAGGTTCTGGCAGTGTGCTTGGCCTGGCACCGGCTCAGAAAGGAATAACAGGACTCGGAAATGGGGAGTTGGCTGCAGCCTAAGGGAGGCTCCAGGAAGAAGGGGCCCTCCCAGCTTCTGAAACCACAGGAGGTCACCTGACTGAATGGggttgtcattaaaaaaaaaaaaggtttctgaatgtgcaGTGACCAAACATCAACTCAGCCCCAGCCACAGATTGAATTGGAGGCACCTCTTGCAGCCAGGcttgcctgggggtggggggtggggggtgggggctgcattTCTTCGTGACAAAGAGGTGCGAGTGAGAAAGCTGAAGAAGCCGTGATCTAGGTAACTGCACCTTTTGGCAGGAGATGGGCGGAGGGGATAGAGGTGGGTCCAGACAGACCGTTAGGGGTGTGGCATCTCCACCTTCGTCCCCTCCCGCCGTGGCCAGTACTCTCAGGGCTGTGCCCTCgggcctctccccttctcccagcTCCAGCGcgggctgtgctctctctcctgctccgTGGGTTGGGCATAACCTCAGGCTTATGCCTGTGACATAGTATGAGGCAGACCGTGGGGGTGCCAGGGTGCCTGCCTGGTTCCCCACACATTTGCTCCCCTCCGGGAGctgagggccctgccctgccttcccCCAGGGACCAGCTTCCGGCGGGTGATTCCGGAGGATGGGGCTGCGGCGCAGGCCCCAGGCCAGGTGCGGCGGCTCATCTTCTGCACGGGCAAGGTCTACTACGACCTGGTGAAGGAGCGGAGCAGCCAGGGCCTGGAGGACCGGGTGGCCATCACGCGCCTGGAGCAGGTACGCCTGAGCCCCGCGTCATGTCGAGTGATGGATGAGGTCAAACCCCTCCCACACCACCTAACTCAAGCcctgggcaggcagggctggcagggggcCTGGCCACGGGCACCCCTGCAGTgcacccctttcttcctccctgctgCAGATCTCCCCGTTCCCCTTCGACCTGATTAAACAAGAGGCGGAGAAGTACTCGAGCGCGGAGCTGGTGTGGTGCCAGGAGGAGCACAAGAACATGGGCTACTACGACTACATCAGCCCGCGCTTCATGACCATCCTGAGCCGGGCGCGCCCCATATGGTACAGTGCaggggggtgtgggcagggcaCCTTCACTCTTGTCCCACAACTGAGCCCAGGGCCCTCCCTGGCATGGTGGGCTGGCTGCGGAGACTCCGGGCCCCTTTCATCCTTCCTCCCAACCCCAGGAGCACGAGAAAGCTTAAGCTTGGTGCGCCTTGAGGACAGGGGAGAAAGTCGGCCCTGTCCATCTCTTACCTCGCGTCTCTCCCCAGGTATGTCGGCCGTGACCCAGCGGCTGCCCCAGCCACCGGAAACCGGAACACACATCTGGTGTCTCTGAAGAAGTTTCTGGATACCGCCTTCAATCTCCAGGCCTTTGAGGGCAAGACGTTTTAGAGATGAGCAAGGCCTATCAGGGTCTTGCCACAGGGTTGTTCGGGGACACTGGGGACTAGCCAGGGAGGGGCAGTTGGTCCTGCCTAGGAGAGGGGAGGTAgggctccccctccccaggaTAAAACGCTTATGCAATGATTGAGGCCAGAGAGTAGGCACCACTGGCTTTGGGGTCACGCCCCCTTGGGGCCTTCTTGTATAGTTCAGAGTCTGGTAGAACCCAGCAAGCAGGAGCCTGAGAGACGAGGCCTGGTTCTGGAGGGTTTCTCCAGCCATCCTGGCATTTTGGGGGGTGGCCTCTCCCCAGGCATCAGAGACTTTGTCTCTGGCCCGTCCCGTCCTGGCAGTGCGGGTTAGTGCTTCCCCTGTCCTTGTCCATCTGTAGAATCAAAGAATATTCTCTTCCGTGCTCTTAGAAATAGAGATTTCAGCAATAACAACCAGGTGAAGCAGAACCGCGCCCGGTGATTTATTTGTGCTCTGTTTTATGGGGCGTGCCATAATGAGGTATGTCGGCTTCTGTGTAAAATACAGCCGCAGCTCGTGTGTACCAAAGTA encodes:
- the OGDHL gene encoding 2-oxoglutarate dehydrogenase-like, mitochondrial, translating into MSQLRLLSTRLGAQAVRLLVPRDVQVSSGRSGSSGPPATFPGSKGGGGSSYMEEMYFAWLENPQSVHKSWDSFFRKASEEASDVPGQPQAPAVVSESRPVISSQAQTSKLVEDHLAVQSLIRAYQIRGHHVAQLDPLGILDADLDSFVPSDLITTIDKLAFYDLRETDLDKEFQLPTTTFIGGADSTLSLREIIRRLENTYCQHIGLEFMFINDVEQCQWIRQKFETPGVMQFSSEEKRTLLARLVRSMRFEDFLARKWSSEKRFGLEGCEVMIPALKTIIDKSSEMGIENVILGMPHRGRLNVLANVIRKDLEQIFCQFDPKLEAADEGSGDVKYHLGMYHERINRVTNRNITLSLVANPSHLEAVDPVVQGKTKAEQFYRGDAQGKKVMSILVHGDAAFAGQGVVYETFHLSDLPSYTTNGTVHVVVNNQIGFTTDPRMARSSPYPTDVARVVNAPIFHVNADDPEAVMYVCSVAAEWRNTFNKDVVVDLVCYRRRGHNEMDEPMFTQPLMYKQIHKQVPVLKKYADKLIAEGTVTLQEFEEEIAKYDRICEEAYGRSKDKKILHIKHWLDSPWPGFFNVDGEPKSMTCPSTGIPEDMLTHIGTVASSVPLEDFKIHTGLSRILRGRADMTKNRMVDWALAEYMAFGSLLKEGIHVRLSGQDVERGTFSHRHHVLHDQEVDRRTCVPMNHLWPDQAPYTVCNSSLSEYGVLGFELGYAMASPNALVLWEAQFGDFHNTAQCIIDQFISTGQAKWVRHNGIVLLLPHGMEGMGPEHSSARPERFLQMSNDDSDAYPAFTQDFEVSQLYDCNWIVVNCSTPASYFHVLRRQILLPFRKPLIVFTPKSLLRHPDAKSSFDQMVSGTSFRRVIPEDGAAAQAPGQVRRLIFCTGKVYYDLVKERSSQGLEDRVAITRLEQISPFPFDLIKQEAEKYSSAELVWCQEEHKNMGYYDYISPRFMTILSRARPIWYVGRDPAAAPATGNRNTHLVSLKKFLDTAFNLQAFEGKTF